One Leeia speluncae genomic window, GCTAGACATGATCCCTAGTGCAAAAATTAGTGTGGTCGGATTATCTCGCAACGAAGAAACCTTGCAACCAGAACCCTACTTCGAAAAGTTTGTTGGCGATCTTGATGAGCGCATGGCGCTGATCATCGACCCGATGCTTGCAACGGGTGGCTCGATGGTCGCGACAATTGACATGCTAAAACGCGCAGGCTGTAAGAATGTGCGCGCACTCGTATTAGTTGCCGCACCAGAAGGGATTCGTACCGTAGAAACAGCACACCCAGATGTGGATATTTTCACCGCCGCCGTTGATTCTCACCTAAACGAACAAGGCTACATCATCCCTGGTCTTGGTGATGCGGGTGACAAGATTTTTGGGACAAAGCACCAGTAAATCTACGCCCCATCGTAGCGGGTGACAGCGCCGCCATCACCCGCTAAAATTCCGCCTCTAGCCCTTGGAGCCGCAGATGAGCGAGAATACCCAAAAACTAAATCCGGTAACGGCACTTTTATTGAGTGCAGAAGAAGTCTTTGCCCAAAAAGGCTACGAAGGCGCCACCACCGGACTCATCGCGCAACAAGCAGGTATCCCCAAAGCCACCCTACACTACCACTTCGGCACCAAAGAAACGCTGTACCGCCAAGTGCTGCATAGTGTGTTTGATGAATGGCATCAAGCCGCGCTGAAGTTTGATGAAACCAACGACCCTGCCACTGCCATTGAGGGCTACGTACGTATCAAGATGGCCATTTCCCGTAGCCGCCCACTCGGCTCGAAAATCTGGGCACAAGAAATGATCGCCGGCGTGCCGCACCTGCAAGACGTGTTAAAAAATGAGGTCAAGCCTTGGTTTGATAGCCGCACCGCCCGAATCCGCGAATGGATGGAACAAGGTCTGATTGCAAAAAGCAACCCAGACGCCATCATGTTCATGATCTGGGCGATGACCCAACACTACGCCGACTTCGAAACCCAAATCCGCGTCATGACCGGCCAAGAAACACTGGAAAAAGACTGGTTCGATCAGATCACAGAGGACGTGGTGGGGTTGGTGTTG contains:
- a CDS encoding TetR/AcrR family transcriptional regulator, which encodes MSENTQKLNPVTALLLSAEEVFAQKGYEGATTGLIAQQAGIPKATLHYHFGTKETLYRQVLHSVFDEWHQAALKFDETNDPATAIEGYVRIKMAISRSRPLGSKIWAQEMIAGVPHLQDVLKNEVKPWFDSRTARIREWMEQGLIAKSNPDAIMFMIWAMTQHYADFETQIRVMTGQETLEKDWFDQITEDVVGLVLRAVGVK
- the upp gene encoding uracil phosphoribosyltransferase encodes the protein MATHLVTHPLVQHKVGLLREADISTKKFRELTNEIGRLLAYEASKDFALETVTIDGWCGPVNIQQIKGKKVTVVPILRAGIGMLDGVLDMIPSAKISVVGLSRNEETLQPEPYFEKFVGDLDERMALIIDPMLATGGSMVATIDMLKRAGCKNVRALVLVAAPEGIRTVETAHPDVDIFTAAVDSHLNEQGYIIPGLGDAGDKIFGTKHQ